Sequence from the Sciurus carolinensis chromosome 1, mSciCar1.2, whole genome shotgun sequence genome:
AAAGAGCCCAATCATGGACTTTAGAGGTTTACCAGAGAATGATTTTAGAATTTAGAATGGTTCATTGCAATCAGAATCCCATTCCTTCTTGTGTTTTTTCTGCCTTGCCCTaagaatatttcacattttcctctaaatttttgAGACCTGGGACcaatataaatcaatataaataagGGCTTCTATAGGCTGAATGCAAGAGGAGAGAAGTTCAAGGTGtgtcccctctcttccctcttcatTTCCTACTTTTCCATCAGTCCTCCTCTGTCATCTGCAGTTAACAAATCCAAAACActagaatctttttttctttggtattgggaattgaacctagggatgctttattactgagccacatctcagtcctttcagcccttttttagtttttattttgagtcagggtctctttaagttgctaagggtcttgctaagttgctgaggttggcctcgaacttgtgatcctcatgcctcaggctcccagattgcttggattataggtatatgccatAGCACCTGGCACACTGGAGTCTTAATGAGAATTATGCAATAGGCATGTAGTCAGAAGGAAATCAAAAGGGACCATTGAATCCTCCCCGTCCCCACCcatctttttggtactaggattgaacccaggagcaccttaccacagaactatatccccatctctttttgttttgagacaggatcttgttaagttgccctggctgatctcaaacttgaaTCAGTGAATTCTTTCTTAATTATCAACTATTGTCTTGTATTCTGTTCCAGAGAGATGCAGGAATGAATGCCCTCCTCCCAGGCCAGTACTTATCTGTTCTTTAAAAGCACTCTGCAGGCCAGTTTGCTTTCCGTTTAGCCAGTATCAGGGTTGGATGATTAATCCAGGTACTCAGGTGGGGAGAGCATCTACTTGGGATGGGTGGACCCCAGGCCTGAGTTCTAGCGGTTTTACGAGTAAGAGACTAGATAGAACAAGAGATACAGGGATAACCCACTGAAGTGAGCTTCCTTACTTGTTCTTGCCTCTGCATGAGCCAGGAGATCTGTGGTTCTCCCATGGCTCACTGTTTTTTGTTCTAATCTTTCAGCAATGGAGGTCACCACGCTCCAGCCTCAGTGTAGATTGTGAAACAATTCTGTATCATAAAGTAGAATCTTAGAACCGGAGTGCTTTGAGACGTCATCATCCATCTTTCCTATGTCTCCTAACCCTTATTTTGGGTTCCTTTCTTTGTTCCCATTCAACTTCACAGGGACAAGGGTGGGGAATTTCAAAGGACAACTCCTTACTCTCCCGAGAGCACTTTGATGCTTTATTCCATTTCCTACATGCCCCCAGCCCAGTCATCTAAGGCCAGAGCTCTTTTCTCTGCTCAAGAATTAATGACAGGTAAGTTCTGGCATTCAGACAGGTCTGGTGAACTGACCAAGTCTCTGGCCCAGAAGTTCTCTGTTGACTTTCCTGCAGGCTCCACCTCAGGTACTGTATGTAATTTACTCTTGTTCCTCTTGCCATTGGCTTTGTCCTAGTCTTAAATCTAAGACTCCCCTGAGCTTTTCTGAGCTTTTTAATTTTGCTGACTTGTTGAAAACCAGCTATCTTTGAGTACAGGTCTATAGCAAGGGTTTATCAGGAGCTGATGAATGAATTCAGGTTTGTATGTGTAAGTTGTCACATACCTTTTGATAATATTTTCAGGCCCTGGAGTTTCTTTTTAGTGCCTCCTTATGCTCCAAATATACTGCCTGAAAGAGCCAAATATTAACTGCAGTCACAGTCAAGTGTGAAATGGGAGAGGGGGAAAACCAATGGGGTTTACTCTTAGGCTCAGATTTAGAGTGTATTCTCTGagcatttgtttatatataaaatggaagtCAAAGAAGGTTGGAAGTCTGCTATTCAGCTTTATTCTCTGTGCTTGCCCTTAGCTTCTCCTTACTTGATCTCTGTGTAGGCAAGGCAGGGGAGATTGGTCCAGAGAGAACCATAAAAGCAGCTTTTTGCCAGGGGTTATTTTCTTGGACCGCAGGGCAACTGCAAGGCGTCTTTCCTATCTATTTCCCATCTGACTAAAAGCCTGAAAATGCTTTAGCAGCTAGATCTGGAACTAGCTCTTCCTGTGGGGATGggaactgccctgccctgccctgttagGGAAACTCAAGTTTCCAAATCAGACAGCAGGGGGCATGGGTGCTTTCAGACTGAAGGAAATTGCCTGAGCCTAAAGACTTGCAAGCCATATGTAGTTCTTTTTCTTATTCAGTGAAAAACTCAGAATGTAGCTAAAATTGATGCAGTGGGGGCCCCAGGGAGCTGCTTTGTTTATATTGTGCTGCCCTATAGCTGAGTTTATTGTGTTCTTAGGACAGATATCAGGATGCTGTCCCCTGGGATATACAGGATTCAAAAGCAGCAAGCCTCCATCATTCCCCCTCCAGCGCACCTCCTCTTCCCAGCCTCTGCCTTCCACCAGTTCATAAACAGTGCCAAGTGAATATAATTGTTCTCTCACTCTTCTCTGGGGCCTCACTGGCAGCTGCtacttccttcatttttaaaaatttatttgccaCTTGATGAATGCCACTGAGATATTCTTTTTCCAGCCTCAAGCAAGTTGGAACTTTAGAGTCTGGAGTGAATGAGGTCATCCAAACCTCATAGCCTTCTTGTGAAGCCAGCAGTAAGCATAGCCAGTCACTCACCCAATCCTAGGGTTGTGTCTAGGAATGAAGCCACCCCTGACTAATACATGGGAAATGATAGAGGGGCCTGGTCTTGTACCCAGTTTGTCCAGTGTCTCCTCCACCCTCAGGGCCCTTTGGCCTAAGCTCAGGCTGGGTGGGCCTGCCTTTCTAGTGACTGCCTCAGCCCTGATCAAGCTCAAGGTGAGTAGTGGTTTATAAACCCTGCTCCCACACACCACTCATCCTgtgctttccttttctcctgacCAGGTAAACTGTCTTGAGCCCCACCCTCACCTGCCAGTGCTGGCAACCAGTGGCCTAGACCATGATGTGAAGATCTGGGCACCCACAGCTGAAGCTTCCACTGAGCTGACTGGTTTAAAGGATGTAAGTGGATGTCTGCAGAACTTTTCTTTCTACCTGTTCATATGCTGTTAGGAGTCTTCACTGCCATAGGAAGGAATAACTTGCTGCCCAATTCTTTAAAGGCATTGCTCTAATACTCTTCCCCAACATTCCTGACCTTCCCTCTGCAGGAACAGTCCTGTTCCAGGGGACAGCTATGAGTGCCTCTTGTTGGTAGTTGAATAGGGTAGGGAGCATCTTCAGGAATTATTATTCTGTATTAAAACTTCCCACTTTCTCAGTGGCTGAACCCAGGACATCCATTTCTAATTGAATCTAGCTCCACTTCAGGAAAAACAGCACCCAAGGAAGCTTTTATTGGGATGGAACACCAACCTTCTTGATCAGATCCAGGGTCCCTATCATTGTCATCCCCATCTCCAACCCTTTTGGGTTTCAGGTGATTAAGAAAAACAAGCGAGAGCGGGATGAAGATAGCTTACACCACACTGACCTGTTTGATAGCCACATGCTCTGGTTTCTTATGCATCACCTGAGACAGAGGCGCCATCACCGGGTAAGCTGGGGTTGGAAGTGAGCTCCCAAGGACAATAACCCTCTTATGAGGGCTACTAAATTAAGGAGCAATCAAGTGGTCTTGGTTGGGTTTCCCATCCATTGTCCCCTGTTCCCAGAGAGCCCCCAGCAGAGAGGTTGGTATCTGCTCTTATCTTCTGTCACCATACATATAAGGGCAGTGGCaggagggtagggagggggtAAAGAAGAAATGTCTTAGGGTGACTCTTGTATTTATTGTCATGTTAGAAGAGGCAGGGGTCAGCAAATTGGCAGTTGACCTACTGccagtttttgtaaataaaattctatttgaaaCACAGCCACACCCATTCTCTATTGTCTATGACTGCTTTCATGGTATAGTGGCAGAGTTAAATAGTTGTGACAAAGACCGTGTGGCCCACAAGTCTGAAGTATCCACTCTTTGGCCCTTTAAGAAAAATGCTGCTGATCCCTGGCCTAGCTAAGACCTTACAGTCTTGTTCTTATTCCAGGAAGGTTACTAACAAGGCTTTCCCATTCCACAGCGCTGGCGAGAACCTGGGGTTGGGGCCACAGACGCGGACTCTGACGAGTCTCCCAGCTCCTCAGACACATCGGACGAGGAGGAGGGCCCTGACCGGGTGCAATGCATGCCATCCTGAGGCCTCATACCTAGGAGGGGCGGGCTGGGGCTGCCAACCCGATCCTGCCTGGGCACCGCTTTCCTGTCCCAGGCCCTTAAATTCAGCAGAAACGCACTTTGGACTTTTTGTTTAGAAGACATCCCAGAAGGACAGACCAGAGGGAGATTGAACCAACAGACAGCACCTAGGAGTGGGAGTTGAGCCCTGAAATGGGGTTCGGTGGAGAGGCACAAAGGACTCAGCAGAAATGGCCTCTCCCTGaagcttttttttgggggggggtagtGGGGGAGCCTGTTTTGTTAACTGGTTTAGGATAGGGAATGGGGCTTCTTTTAATCTCCCTTGTTTCCTTTGTAGGGGGTGGGTGAGGGGAACAACTGGCTGTTCCGTACCAAGGGGCAGAGTGGAAAGTAGGAGTGCCACTCGCTCTTTGGTTTAggtttttgaccttttttttcctttgttttttaaagtcttaTGACAGTTTCATTGTTTTCCCCCTGAGCAACCCTATCCCAGGATCCTGTTTTTCTGGGAAGTCCTTAGAGCCTTTAACCATCCCACACTTCTCACTTTCCACCTCATTCATTCTCTGTACTTATCACAGTGTTTTGCACTTGATTATGTATCCTTCACTCTCTTCTCTTCATCCCATCACCCCCTAAATAGGTCTGGTGAAGGAGATTGGAGAGAGatgggaggaggggcagaggtggAAGAATAGGAAGGATATTACctcttctgttattattatttttttttaagaattgtttgGTGGCAGCAATCTCCCTGTCCCTATCACTGTTAGAGGcctaattttatatctataaatatattaaaaaacaagtcAAACTTGGATGTATCAAGTTAAAATTATTGTCAAAGTTTAAATACCTATATATTCTCTATGAATGCAATAAAGGGACTTAAAGGAAGAATGAGCAAGAGTAATGATGTCAAGATGATGACACCCACGGTCAACTTGCCCTTTGTGTATGGCCATTAAAGCCTGGGGCTTACTCTTAGGTTTTAGAAGACTCAATGAAGGAAGGATCCTCAATTCTGCCCTTTCCTGCCTTGGTGTAGGGGTTGgggaaaacattttctctcaaCTCTGCCTCAAATCTCCTAACTCTCCTTAAGTCTCAGGGGAGCTCCCAGGATGGGTCTTCAAATCAGTCTGGCCTATCCTTAAAACATAACTGAACATTAGGAAGGGCACTGCCACTGCCGACTCTCTCCTGATCTTGTGTATGACAGAAGAGGCATACATTTTCTTACCTTTAGCTTTGATTCCTTAAGCCATCCAGTTCTATAGCAGCCCTTCCTCATAAGAGAATGAAGGGGAAATTTCCTGGATTTGACTTTATACTTTGTCCACCACTTGTCATTTTGGGATTGAGGGACAAGAAAGACAGTAATGTAACTAGGCACAGTGATgcatcccagtgattcaggaggctgcggcaggaaataaattcaaggccagcttcagtaatttagtgagaccccatctcaaaagaaaaaaatatataggtctgggatgtagctcattgcTAAAGCACCCTGGCTTCAAGCCCAGgaaccccaaaaaagaaaaaacaggattGATTCTGGTGGCTAGGGCTTGGACACCTTTCTTGTCACTGAGTATGAAAATCCTATTTGAATTCTTGCCCTTAATGCTTTTGCTGCTATTTTTCTGCCCCCAATTTCCACAAGATCCATTTAGGAATTCTGCATCCTGGAACAGTTGGATTCTACTAAACCAGGCCATGAAGAGGGGAAAAGAGTAAGAGGATGGTAGTCCCAGAcattccttcctcctgcccctttTCCTAGCGGCTCTCAGACTAGATGTTAGCTATTGCACTTTCTTCCTGCGATAGCGAATGTATGGTGACTGAGTGGTCTGTCTCCCTATTGCTTAGTAGAGTGAGAAGGTAGGACTGAAAACCATGCACTCTGGAATTTGTTGTATTTTCTCAGTAAAGCTTTCCCCCACACTCCGACTCCTGCTCTGTGTGATATGTGGCCTGTTCATTCATTATCGACTGCTTTTGTTCTTTCCAATGTAGGTGCCTAGTCCTGCCTTCTACCTCTGTCCATGTTAAAATCTTATGAAGTCCAGTCTGGAATATACTGAGTTCTCATGCTCAGGCTCCAACTGGAGACAAATATAAATGAAGTAGGCCCcatttagctcagtggtacttCGCAGATGGGGTTGAGATGGGGGATGCTATTTAGGGTGTTTTCTGGGTCCCTGTTCCAGGCTGCAGTAAAGGATGGTAGGGGTAAATACTTCTCCCCGCCTTCCCAGTCAAAAGAGGCTACAAAATTCTGGTCACTCAGAAATTCTAGAATCAATCAAGTACAGTACAATCAGTCACCTTTATTCCAGGGTTAGAACAAGGCCGTGCACACTGCAGATGGAGGAGCACAAGATAGGGGCAGCCTTATAGCAGGACAAAGGGTGGGAGGGAAAGTTagtttttttagattattttgccTTACAGAGAAACTACTAGACTCTGCTGAAATAACCCCATCTTTCTTCTCCCATTTATTCCATAAGGAAGGCTCCttattctcattttctcccttcctctgtctcccaCTCACACAACATCCCAAATAAAAGGACAGTTCACGCTCATTTCCCTACTTCCAGTTCTACAAGTATCTCTCAAGGGAGAAgccagacagggctggggagacttGGGAAGGTCCTTTAAGGCAAAACCGTGGAGTCCTCGAGGTGTGTGTGTTAAGGCAGGTGTCTGCAACAGTGACCAGAGGGGACACACAGACTGGGCTCAGCTACGAGTTGAGGGTGCACTCTGACCAGTCTTGCTTCTTCCCTCTTCAAACAGCCAACCTTCTGCTCCCACTAAAGTTTTGCTCCCACATCCTAAAAGCTGCTAACTTCCAACTTTCTCTAAATAGTCTCTCAGTTTGCATGTGAATTTAATgtttgttggggttttttttgtttgtttgtttggaacatGTAGCAATTTGCCTCTGccactcccctcccacccccactctgGCCTAGACAATAAGTTAATGCTAGACACCACAAAAAGGGCAGACATGGCAGTGCGggtttaatatacatatatgtagaatatatatgtacacacagttAGCACGGTCAGGTTGGGGAAGGGCATCTTGGGACAGGCAAGAGGCTGGGGTCACTTGCTGTACTCCAGTGATTTGGCTAGGAGGCATCCACAAGCCCAAGGGGGCTAGGGTGTCGCTGATAAGGGTTACTGAGTCCCCTCCAAGAGACTGAATTGGGGTGGGGATCAGTGCAACGGAAAACACTTCTTTCTGGCTTGGGGTGTTCTAGATTGAGTAGAGAGAGGGTAGGTTGCCTGCAGTATCCACACTGGGACCCTGTAGAAGGGACAGGTTGAGGTTAAAACCTAAGGATCTCATTTCTCAACCTCTCTAAGTTTGGGGTCAGTGTGTGCAACAGTCTGAGTAGGAATAAAGGAGTGGAAAGGGGTCCATCCCTCATGTCTGTGTCCCCATatcaggctcagtggtgcatgttCCAAGCCTAGTCTTTCCAGAGCAAAAATGTTggtgggggatggggatggggggtGCCTGAATGCTGGCTGCTCCATAGGATTTGCTCTTTGGGACCAGGACAGGATCCAGTGGTGTTCTTCCATTAGACCCCTGGCTTATACCTATCGTACGCCCATGAAAGGGGCATAAAAAGGGACCTGCTGGCACCTAGGCCCTCCAGCCTGAGGAATAGCAGGAAACTGAACTTTTAGCTAGTCCAGCATCAGGGTACAAACACTGAACTCCAGCTTTTCTTCGCCCCTTCCAGGTGGAGACTGGCCTCTTtgtcttccctcctttccttccccgcTTTTTAGATTTACCCACCATTCCCATACCTCACCATCTCAGCTCCTCGATGTAGGAAAATGCAGGTCCTTTCTGCTTCCACATTTTAAAGATGTGGTGGGGGAAAGTGGAAGAAAGGGAAGTAGGTAGGAATGTGCCAATTTCTATTTGCATAGAAATAGCCCCCACCTCTCCCTAGAGTGGGGAAACTAAGCCCCCCCATCCCGACCCCCACCCCCCTCACAAGGAGGAGGAACTAGATGAGCTAGACATATAGACAGACAGCCAGAGcgtgcgcacacgcacacacacgcgcacagtAAGGGAGTTAGGACCAGGTTAGTAAGTGGGTGCATGAGGGTGCTGCCCTTGCCCCCTCCCATGGAGGCTAGGGAAGGGAGTGGTCTGATGAAGGTCCaaccttcctcttcttcctccccctttctCAGGCCTTCTTCGGTGGGGGAGCCAGTTTGATGATCTCTTCCTCAGAGGGCTGCCGAATAATGTCTAGGGGCAAAAAGGATATGTCCAGGGATGAAAGCTGTGGGAGGTGCCAGGTAAGCCCACTGAGCACCAACATGCACTCTCCCAAAATGCTTTTACTTCAGGATAACGGAAGGGGCAGAGGTGCAACTATGTCAAAGACATGACCTCTTACCTTTGTACTTCTTGGCACTGGGAATGCGGGTTAGCTTGGTGTCTAGCTCATCCTCCTCAGAGATCTTCAGGACACGAGTTCTGTAGTCAACCACCATAGTGAGTAGGTCAGGACGGCGGGAGATCTCAAAAATGTGCTCAATATAGGAGAGGTTGTCTGAAGAAAGGCAGGAGACTAGGTCAGAGCTAGGCAGTAGCAGTCAACTTCCCCTCTCTGACAGTGTTCTGGAACCACAACTGAGTTAACTCACATTGGTTATTGGAGAGGCAATACTGGAAGAGGGGCTACTAAGCCAGGAAAAGAAAGCTAAAGCACCCACACAATGGTACAAGGCTATTCCCAGGATGGGCAGAGAGTTTGTCAGTGAACTTTCTACGTTATAGAAATAGAATGAGGGCtttgggccaggtgtggtggcacatgtaatcccagcaactcaggctgaggcagaagggatggtaaatttgaggccagcctggacagcttagcaagaccctatctcaaaaagggctagggatatagctcagtagtagagtgcccctgggttcaaaacccattACCACCAATagaaggggtgaggggaggggctTTGGGTTAGATATCAAGTCCCATGCAGGGACAGGAAAGGGACAATAGAAAAACTGCCTTCCAAATACCGTACCCTCCTTATCCTTTTTACACTTTCATCCAAGTAACCATCAAGGAAGAATTTCCCAATAGCACACATGGGATAGGAATGGTGAGATCCAAGGGAGGTTCTGGATCTGGTAAGAAAAGTCACTCTAAATGAGAGATATGGACATAACCAAAAGAATGACACCCTGTTTCAGCCAGCTCCAAGATATTACAGATAGCCTCAGACCTCTGGCTCCTAACCATAATATGTCCTTCAGCTCCCCTATCTGCTACccacatttaataattattaaattattattattaattattattattaataataattctgAAGAGTGCTGAGGTCACTCACCTCACTTTCTCTCAAATACCTATCACTCAAGGCCCTCTACAACAGTCTTAACTTATCTTCACAGCTACTTCTAAACATACAGAATGTCCCAGTCAGGCTGAGCAGGACTGCTTTTCCAAACACACCAGAAACTCCCACCTCTGAGACTGTTCCTCTACCTAGCAGGCCCTCCTTTGGATTCTATCTTAGAAGTCCCACTTTCCTTTCAAAGCCATCTTAAACTCCCAAGTCATCCTGAAAGCCCCCAGCTGCATGGTATCACTCTATAGTCCCCCCTAGTCCCTCAGAGCAGCAGTCTCTAAAAGCAGATAAAAGAAAGCTAGAActtgcagttttcttttaaatgtttccacttttaaattgtttttatgttatatatatatattcatatatgaaataataGCACAGGAGTATCCAAATAATGCTTTTTACTGATAAGGGGCACAATGAAAACTGTCCAAAAACTCTTGCCCTAGAGTCTCTAGTCTGCCTTGTCAAGAGGTACATGTGTGAGAGCTCTGTGCTCATCTCTCTGCCAAGTGGACTGAGCCCCCTCC
This genomic interval carries:
- the Pea15 gene encoding astrocytic phosphoprotein PEA-15, with the translated sequence MAEYGTLLQDLTNNITLEDLEQLKSACKEDIPSEKSEEITTGSAWFSFLESHNKLDKDNLSYIEHIFEISRRPDLLTMVVDYRTRVLKISEEDELDTKLTRIPSAKKYKDIIRQPSEEEIIKLAPPPKKA